One sulfur-oxidizing endosymbiont of Gigantopelta aegis genomic region harbors:
- the queF gene encoding preQ(1) synthase, with translation MPMQPSKELETFDNPSPERDYTIRIRVPEFTCLCPKTGQPDFATINIDYIADQQCVELKSLKMYMWSFRNEGAFHEKVTNDMLTDLVNAAKPRFMRITAEFYVRGGIYTTVIAEHQADNWIAPTPVQLP, from the coding sequence ATGCCAATGCAACCCAGCAAAGAACTTGAAACTTTTGACAACCCTTCTCCAGAAAGAGATTACACCATCCGAATCCGAGTGCCCGAGTTCACTTGCCTATGCCCTAAAACTGGCCAACCTGACTTTGCTACCATCAATATTGACTACATTGCCGATCAGCAGTGTGTTGAACTCAAGTCACTTAAAATGTATATGTGGTCATTCAGAAATGAGGGTGCTTTCCATGAAAAAGTCACCAATGATATGCTGACTGATCTAGTTAACGCTGCCAAGCCACGTTTTATGCGCATTACGGCTGAGTTTTATGTCCGTGGTGGCATTTATACAACGGTGATTGCAGAACATCAGGCTGATAACTGGATCGCACCGACTCCGGTTCAATTACCTTAA
- the smc gene encoding chromosome segregation protein SMC codes for MRLSKIKLAGFKSFVDPTVLSFPSDLVSILGPNGCGKSNTIDAVRWVMGESSAKNLRGESMTDVIFNGSSGRKPVGQCTVELLFDNSDGTIGGEYAQYNEISVKRTVNRDAQSQYFLNNVRCRRRDVTDLFLGTGLGPRSYSIIEQGMISRLIESKPEELRVYIEEAAGISKYKERRKETETRIRHTRENLERLDDIRVELDKQIAHLHRQARTAERYTELKKDERLKKAQLQALRWDALDIKVTQQNTQVQEKEISLEQQMSELRAVEAGIEESREINVEANDAFNTVQGDFYRIGADIARVEQAITHAKEKNQQLKEDFTQAERSFENVNVHLQEDEEKLIVLNSQLQAVEPEFEQASELEEQSSAMLADYEHAMQDWQMRWDEFNQQSQEPSQTAQIERTKISQVEQNIVNHERRIEKLQDELKLSSADHLEESLQTLELDVSASEEVTHTLQEQLEQEREVIQNSRDENHHINNELDRHRSDLQAMKGRKASLEALQQAALGKNDKALQQWLQAQNIADVPRIAEKIRVKEHWNTATECVLGDYLEASCVDSINPLIEQLKALEKSNLILVETKTANQESSQYSDDLDKLINEHQQDIDLPLLSSFIEGVNELIKPRLSGVFAATDLTQAVAYRQHLTSHQSIITQDGIWLGSNWLRVINETDQKGGVLAREQEIKSLNEEFVVKQQLVDELSEQIEQGRVQLREMEHNRENLQTEFNQHNRKLSELRSQSSAKQSRLEQMNARVARIHSEITEIEQQVDEAKINIEESTERLHTALEMIEEFSLQREQLTQERESHREQLDEMRIKSREHREQSHALEIRLRGIKTEVTSIEQGMIRLKSQLEQLSQRRQQLMAMMTDDEGDSIQQLDGELENHLEARILVEEQLALARQKVEEVDQALRAFDQQRAQIETTLQAYRSELENLRIASQELLVRRETLKEQVDESGFSLESLFMGMPQEASETIWKSEVDNLAQKIQRLGSINLAAIDEYKEQSERKEYLDAQNEDLLNALDTLEGAIAKIDRETRTRFRETFDKINSGVQRLFPKLFGGGHAYLDLTGDDLLNTGVTIMARPPGKRNSTIHLLSGGEKAMTAVSLVFAIFELNPAPFCMLDEVDAPLDEANVVRFCAMVKEMSQQVQFIYITHNKTTMEMSDHLCGVTMKEPGVSRIVDVDIREAVEMVES; via the coding sequence ATGCGTCTAAGCAAAATCAAACTCGCCGGCTTCAAATCTTTTGTCGATCCAACCGTGTTATCATTCCCTAGTGATTTGGTCAGTATTTTAGGTCCTAATGGCTGTGGCAAATCAAATACGATTGATGCTGTGCGCTGGGTAATGGGTGAAAGTTCGGCGAAAAATCTCCGTGGCGAATCCATGACGGATGTTATTTTCAATGGCTCGTCCGGTAGAAAGCCTGTTGGCCAATGTACAGTTGAATTATTGTTTGATAATTCTGATGGTACGATTGGTGGTGAGTATGCCCAATACAATGAAATCTCCGTTAAGCGTACAGTCAATCGTGATGCGCAATCCCAATATTTTCTGAACAATGTCCGTTGCCGTCGTCGTGATGTGACGGATTTATTTCTTGGTACCGGCTTAGGACCTCGCAGTTATTCCATTATCGAGCAGGGCATGATTTCCCGCTTAATTGAATCAAAACCAGAAGAATTACGTGTATATATTGAAGAAGCTGCCGGTATTTCTAAATATAAAGAACGCCGCAAAGAAACTGAAACCCGTATTCGTCATACCCGTGAAAATTTAGAGCGCCTCGATGATATTCGTGTTGAGTTGGATAAACAAATTGCTCATTTACACCGTCAAGCGCGTACTGCTGAGCGTTATACGGAATTAAAAAAAGATGAGCGACTAAAAAAGGCTCAGCTACAGGCCTTGCGTTGGGATGCTTTGGACATCAAAGTCACACAACAGAATACTCAAGTCCAAGAAAAAGAAATTTCACTAGAACAACAAATGTCGGAGCTAAGAGCGGTAGAAGCAGGTATTGAAGAGTCCCGTGAAATTAATGTTGAAGCGAATGATGCATTTAATACCGTACAGGGTGATTTTTATCGCATCGGCGCTGACATTGCTAGGGTAGAACAGGCGATTACCCATGCTAAAGAAAAAAATCAGCAGCTCAAAGAAGATTTTACTCAGGCTGAACGCTCTTTTGAAAATGTGAATGTTCATTTACAGGAAGATGAAGAAAAACTCATTGTCTTAAACAGTCAATTGCAAGCAGTAGAGCCTGAATTTGAGCAGGCCAGTGAGTTAGAAGAACAATCAAGCGCAATGCTCGCTGACTATGAACATGCTATGCAAGACTGGCAGATGCGCTGGGATGAATTTAACCAGCAATCACAAGAACCGTCACAAACAGCCCAAATTGAACGCACAAAAATCAGTCAGGTTGAACAAAATATTGTCAATCATGAACGCCGTATTGAAAAATTGCAGGATGAACTGAAGCTATCTTCTGCCGATCATCTGGAAGAATCCCTACAAACACTCGAATTGGATGTTTCTGCATCTGAAGAAGTCACTCACACTCTGCAAGAGCAGTTAGAGCAAGAGCGAGAAGTCATTCAAAATAGTCGTGATGAAAACCATCATATCAATAATGAATTGGATCGACACCGTAGTGACCTGCAAGCCATGAAAGGTCGAAAAGCTTCTCTTGAAGCCTTGCAACAAGCTGCTTTAGGAAAAAATGACAAGGCTCTACAGCAATGGTTGCAAGCGCAAAATATCGCTGATGTGCCACGCATAGCTGAGAAAATTCGGGTTAAAGAGCACTGGAACACAGCGACTGAATGTGTGCTGGGTGATTATCTTGAAGCAAGTTGTGTTGATAGCATCAATCCTTTAATTGAACAACTTAAGGCATTAGAAAAATCCAATTTAATTCTGGTTGAAACAAAAACGGCTAATCAAGAAAGCTCTCAATATAGTGACGATCTGGACAAACTTATCAATGAACATCAGCAAGACATTGATCTACCCTTGCTCTCTAGCTTTATCGAGGGTGTTAATGAGCTGATAAAACCTCGTTTAAGTGGTGTCTTTGCGGCTACAGATTTAACTCAGGCCGTTGCCTATCGTCAACACCTTACCAGCCATCAATCTATTATTACTCAGGATGGGATTTGGTTAGGTTCAAACTGGCTTCGGGTGATTAATGAAACCGATCAAAAAGGCGGTGTTTTAGCCAGAGAACAGGAAATTAAGTCTCTCAATGAAGAATTTGTTGTAAAACAGCAATTGGTTGATGAACTCAGTGAACAAATTGAGCAGGGACGAGTCCAATTGCGTGAAATGGAACATAATCGTGAGAACCTGCAAACTGAGTTTAATCAACATAATCGGAAATTATCCGAATTACGTTCTCAAAGCAGTGCCAAGCAATCACGCTTAGAACAAATGAATGCCCGTGTAGCCCGTATTCATAGTGAAATTACAGAAATAGAACAACAAGTTGATGAAGCAAAGATAAATATTGAAGAATCGACAGAGCGGCTTCACACTGCCCTGGAGATGATAGAAGAATTTTCTCTACAGCGAGAGCAATTGACTCAAGAAAGAGAGTCTCATCGAGAACAATTGGATGAAATGCGGATTAAATCCCGTGAGCATCGAGAGCAAAGCCATGCTTTAGAAATACGTTTACGTGGTATCAAAACCGAAGTCACGTCAATAGAGCAAGGGATGATTCGTCTTAAAAGCCAATTAGAACAATTGTCACAACGTCGTCAGCAATTAATGGCTATGATGACGGATGATGAAGGTGATTCTATTCAACAATTGGATGGAGAGTTAGAAAATCATCTTGAAGCGAGAATTTTAGTTGAAGAACAGCTTGCGCTGGCAAGACAAAAAGTAGAAGAAGTTGATCAAGCATTAAGAGCCTTTGACCAACAACGTGCGCAAATAGAAACGACCTTGCAGGCCTATCGCAGCGAGTTAGAAAATCTGCGTATTGCTTCACAAGAACTTCTAGTGCGCCGGGAAACTTTAAAAGAACAAGTGGATGAGTCTGGTTTTTCTTTGGAGTCACTTTTTATGGGCATGCCTCAGGAAGCGAGTGAAACTATCTGGAAGTCAGAAGTTGATAATCTAGCACAAAAAATTCAACGTCTGGGCTCAATCAATCTAGCAGCTATTGATGAATATAAAGAGCAGTCAGAACGCAAAGAATATTTGGATGCACAAAACGAAGACTTACTTAATGCATTGGATACCCTAGAAGGTGCCATTGCTAAAATCGACCGGGAAACTCGAACCCGTTTCAGAGAGACCTTTGATAAAATTAATTCGGGCGTACAAAGACTGTTTCCAAAATTATTCGGCGGTGGCCATGCCTATTTAGATTTAACGGGTGATGATTTATTAAACACCGGGGTCACAATTATGGCTCGCCCACCGGGCAAACGTAATAGTACCATTCACTTGCTATCGGGTGGTGAAAAGGCGATGACCGCAGTTTCTCTGGTTTTCGCTATATTTGAACTCAATCCTGCACCATTTTGTATGCTTGATGAAGTGGATGCGCCTCTGGATGAGGCAAACGTGGTACGTTTTTGTGCCATGGTGAAAGAAATGTCTCAACAAGTACAATTTATTTATATTACTCACAACAAAACAACCATGGAGATGTCGGATCATCTCTGTGGTGTGACAATGAAAGAACCGGGTGTCTCACGTATCGTTGATGTCGATATACGAGAAGCGGTTGAAATGGTGGAAAGCTAA
- a CDS encoding TAXI family TRAP transporter solute-binding subunit: MKIKRKPSYIELFLIVIPIAVLIYASFWGAYQFVSPAPPRNLTISAGNIHGTYYTYANKYKESLEKEGIELKVLESNGSRDNIKRLLAKEADVALVQGGTAYADENLVSLGSLYYEPITIFYRKNLKLNRLNDFSGLKISINVLGSGTHMLASQLFAINHVNSQNTKFHYLKPRESLKQLKSGKLDAIFFVSSIFSPVIQELLHNKEFKLFNFERADAYNQVLPFLSKVTLHEGIIDFKNNVPKTSVSLLAPTANLVVTEDLHKSLAILLLQAMSKNHGQNDLFSKPDFFPTEQLTAYPVSETAKRYLKVGPPFLMKYLPFWVATFIDRMIVLTLPFLLWVQIF; encoded by the coding sequence ATGAAAATAAAAAGAAAACCCTCCTACATAGAACTATTTTTAATTGTTATCCCGATTGCTGTGTTGATTTATGCGAGTTTTTGGGGCGCCTATCAGTTCGTATCTCCAGCGCCACCGAGAAATCTCACTATTTCGGCAGGTAATATCCATGGTACTTATTATACTTATGCGAACAAGTACAAAGAATCACTGGAAAAAGAGGGGATTGAACTCAAAGTACTTGAATCCAATGGTTCCAGAGATAATATTAAACGCCTATTAGCAAAGGAAGCGGATGTCGCTTTAGTACAGGGTGGTACGGCTTATGCGGATGAGAACTTAGTCTCTTTGGGGAGTTTATATTATGAACCCATTACAATTTTTTATCGTAAGAACTTGAAATTAAACCGACTCAATGATTTTTCAGGACTAAAAATATCAATTAACGTACTGGGTAGTGGTACGCATATGCTTGCGAGCCAATTATTCGCAATCAATCATGTTAATAGTCAGAATACTAAGTTTCACTATTTAAAGCCAAGAGAAAGCTTAAAACAGCTTAAATCAGGTAAATTAGATGCTATTTTCTTTGTTTCCTCCATCTTTTCGCCTGTCATTCAGGAATTGCTACATAATAAAGAGTTTAAATTATTCAATTTTGAGCGTGCTGATGCTTATAATCAGGTCTTACCTTTTTTATCGAAAGTAACCTTGCATGAGGGAATTATCGATTTTAAAAATAATGTACCCAAAACATCGGTCAGTCTATTAGCACCCACAGCAAATCTTGTGGTGACGGAAGATTTACATAAATCGTTAGCCATTTTATTACTACAGGCAATGAGTAAAAATCATGGTCAAAATGATTTATTTTCCAAGCCTGATTTTTTCCCCACAGAGCAATTAACGGCTTACCCGGTGAGTGAAACTGCAAAACGCTACTTAAAAGTCGGACCACCATTTTTAATGAAATATCTGCCATTTTGGGTGGCAACATTCATTGATCGTATGATAGTCTTAACCTTACCTTTTTTATTATGGGTGCAGATCTTCTAA
- the ligA gene encoding NAD-dependent DNA ligase LigA, with the protein MTDDADSLLKQVEQLHQTLNYHSHRYYVLDDPEIPDIEYDKLFRQLEAIEAKHPELISLDSPTQRVGGKILDGFEQVTHTIPMLSLSNAFSTEEIEEFSKRLEERLKTNSFQIVAEPKLDGLAISLRYEKGLLMQATTRGDGQTGEDVSQNVRTIMAIPLRLTGDDYPDVLEVRGEIFMPKAGFAKLNQLQIDKGEKTFANPRNAAAGSLRQLDSKIAATRPLDMFCYGIGSVEGENTENPLKTSHSQILQQLKSWGLAVCPEVKLLNNWQQCIDYYDSILSRRADLPYEIDGVVYKIDSIAQQQQAGFISRAPRWAIAHKFPAEEAMTRLLNIDVQVGRTGALTPVARLAPVFVGGVTVTNATLHNQDEIDRKDVRIGDMVIVRRAGDVIPEVVKPVLSERPENSKAFRMPDHCPICHSLAERVNDEAKSRCTGGLFCPAQRKEAIKHFASRKAMDIDGLGDKLVEQMVDDGMIHTIADLFHLSFKKISQMERMGAKSATNLLAAIEASKATTLPRFIYSLGIREVGEATALALANYYRHLEAIQSAKSEDLQQVPDVGPIVAHNLETFFAQQHNDEVIDKLLEAGIHWPEIIPKESHELPLADKIIVLTGSLSIMNRNDAKAELIALGAKVSGSVSKKTDLVIAGEKAGSKLKKAEELGIEVMDEAGMIALFKEYNNS; encoded by the coding sequence TTGACAGATGATGCTGATTCATTGCTTAAGCAAGTTGAGCAATTACACCAAACACTAAACTACCATAGTCATCGTTACTATGTGCTTGACGACCCAGAAATTCCTGATATCGAATACGACAAACTATTTCGTCAACTAGAAGCAATCGAAGCCAAACATCCTGAGCTTATCAGTCTTGATTCTCCCACCCAACGTGTTGGTGGCAAGATCTTGGATGGTTTCGAACAAGTCACCCATACTATTCCCATGCTGTCACTTTCCAATGCCTTTAGCACAGAAGAAATTGAAGAGTTTTCTAAGCGTCTTGAAGAGCGGTTAAAAACTAACTCATTTCAGATTGTGGCTGAGCCTAAATTAGATGGTTTAGCCATTAGTCTACGCTATGAAAAGGGGTTGCTAATGCAAGCGACTACACGTGGTGATGGTCAAACGGGAGAAGATGTTAGTCAAAACGTACGTACTATCATGGCAATCCCTCTGCGCTTAACGGGTGATGACTACCCCGACGTTTTGGAAGTACGTGGTGAAATCTTTATGCCCAAAGCAGGTTTCGCCAAGCTCAATCAATTACAAATTGATAAGGGTGAAAAAACCTTCGCTAATCCAAGAAATGCGGCCGCTGGATCACTCAGACAATTAGATTCAAAAATTGCTGCCACAAGACCCCTGGATATGTTTTGTTATGGTATTGGTTCTGTAGAAGGTGAAAATACTGAAAATCCATTAAAGACAAGCCATAGTCAAATTCTACAACAATTAAAATCATGGGGACTAGCGGTTTGTCCTGAAGTAAAACTGCTTAATAACTGGCAGCAGTGCATAGACTATTATGATTCCATTTTATCTCGACGTGCTGATCTGCCCTATGAGATTGATGGCGTTGTTTACAAAATTGATAGCATCGCACAACAGCAGCAAGCAGGTTTTATTTCTCGTGCTCCACGCTGGGCAATTGCACATAAGTTTCCCGCTGAAGAAGCGATGACACGTTTGCTGAATATTGATGTTCAGGTAGGTCGTACTGGGGCGCTTACCCCGGTCGCTCGATTAGCCCCAGTATTTGTGGGTGGTGTGACTGTTACCAACGCCACTTTGCATAATCAGGATGAAATCGATCGTAAAGATGTTCGCATTGGTGATATGGTGATCGTTAGGCGGGCAGGGGATGTGATTCCAGAAGTTGTTAAACCTGTTTTGTCTGAACGTCCTGAGAATAGCAAAGCATTTCGTATGCCCGATCATTGTCCTATTTGTCATTCGCTGGCAGAGCGCGTTAATGATGAGGCGAAGTCACGTTGTACGGGTGGCTTGTTTTGCCCGGCACAAAGAAAAGAAGCCATCAAACACTTTGCATCACGTAAGGCGATGGATATTGACGGCTTAGGGGATAAGCTAGTTGAACAAATGGTAGATGATGGCATGATTCATACCATTGCTGATTTGTTTCACTTATCCTTTAAAAAAATCAGTCAAATGGAACGTATGGGAGCCAAGTCAGCGACCAATTTATTAGCGGCAATAGAAGCGTCTAAGGCAACAACTTTGCCTCGATTTATCTATTCATTGGGTATTCGTGAAGTGGGTGAGGCCACTGCTTTAGCACTTGCTAATTATTATCGTCATTTAGAGGCAATTCAATCAGCAAAGAGTGAAGATTTACAACAAGTACCGGATGTTGGACCGATTGTAGCCCATAATCTTGAGACATTTTTTGCTCAGCAGCATAATGACGAAGTGATTGATAAATTACTTGAGGCGGGTATTCACTGGCCTGAAATCATACCAAAAGAAAGTCACGAACTGCCACTTGCGGATAAGATTATTGTTTTAACGGGTTCATTATCAATAATGAACCGTAATGATGCTAAAGCTGAGCTGATTGCGCTGGGAGCAAAGGTCAGTGGCAGTGTGTCAAAAAAAACAGATCTTGTGATTGCCGGTGAAAAAGCAGGTTCTAAGTTAAAAAAAGCTGAAGAATTAGGCATTGAAGTCATGGATGAAGCAGGGATGATAGCGCTTTTTAAGGAATATAATAATAGCTAA
- the zipA gene encoding cell division protein ZipA has protein sequence MDELTFLLILAGIGVVLLVAMFTYYKHHKKISDEIKDFNHHGHEIDDVLLDEQINKDDFLNDEFPDSFSANRKDDFDIDDVHLKNDSFEAPPVKPKQTQVLEKEVVQATIIVQTPVTETPIAEKAKDERELVDGVYINSKRVIKTGNTAKEYVSKTYIAPEKSAVVNKTEVTSPTASSVAVSTSKPETTKAQSIKIYYDPVPEGVEELIISHTILARGQHFNGEQLFKALESAGLCYGEMDIYHYPGNEEQDSFALFSVANVVEPGTFNPQEAAALNTPGISMFMRLPTRIPSYEAYEEFIHVAQIIAADLEGELCDETRSQLTQQAISYKKEQIRKLNFDMAKAEKLAANNA, from the coding sequence ATGGATGAACTTACATTTTTACTCATATTGGCCGGTATTGGTGTTGTATTGCTAGTGGCTATGTTTACCTATTATAAGCATCATAAAAAGATCAGTGATGAAATCAAAGATTTTAATCATCATGGTCATGAGATTGATGATGTATTATTAGATGAACAAATTAATAAAGACGATTTTCTAAATGATGAATTTCCTGACTCATTTAGTGCTAATCGAAAAGATGATTTTGATATTGATGATGTTCATCTAAAAAATGATTCTTTTGAAGCGCCTCCGGTAAAACCTAAGCAAACACAGGTTTTAGAAAAAGAAGTCGTGCAAGCAACTATTATTGTTCAAACGCCTGTTACTGAGACACCTATTGCTGAAAAAGCTAAAGATGAACGTGAGTTAGTCGATGGCGTTTATATTAATAGTAAGCGGGTGATAAAGACCGGTAATACGGCTAAAGAATATGTCTCTAAAACTTATATAGCACCTGAAAAATCGGCTGTAGTCAATAAAACCGAAGTGACCTCACCGACTGCTTCTAGCGTTGCTGTTTCTACCTCTAAGCCGGAGACTACAAAGGCACAAAGTATAAAAATATATTATGATCCCGTCCCTGAGGGTGTTGAAGAATTAATTATTTCTCATACTATTCTTGCACGTGGCCAACATTTTAATGGCGAGCAATTATTCAAAGCCCTTGAGTCTGCAGGATTATGCTATGGCGAAATGGATATTTATCATTATCCCGGCAATGAAGAGCAAGATAGCTTTGCCTTATTCAGTGTGGCTAATGTCGTTGAACCAGGGACTTTTAATCCGCAAGAAGCCGCAGCATTAAACACTCCTGGCATTTCAATGTTTATGCGTTTGCCTACCCGTATACCAAGCTATGAGGCTTATGAAGAGTTTATTCATGTGGCACAAATCATAGCGGCTGATTTAGAGGGTGAGTTATGTGATGAAACACGTAGCCAATTAACACAGCAAGCCATTAGCTATAAAAAAGAACAAATAAGAAAACTTAATTTTGATATGGCCAAGGCAGAGAAATTAGCCGCAAACAATGCCTAG
- a CDS encoding META domain-containing protein yields MEIWRTSLFNTQRKIDLALINLFLFCLYSSISSAMPISGISDKNSDAANMIYHGIYDNQAISLKNGQWSGLPFKKGVSSRPSIGLVKDFAFSGDINADGIPEQVVFLWENSGGSGTQIYMAIIGEKNGKMSNLSTVHIGDRIQLRMGRIYNGGIELDVIQASGSDAQCCPGEKVLRTWVLQNNLGSHELVEQKPISLGRLTIEDIRGLNWQLERFSWRNKVSDNNPITLKYNDGKLTGTSACNRYIASVSFNEDSNKIKVESTSGTRKICSAEKMELETKYLQALSNANRVSFINGKLALSWDDNNIERTMIFSLSQ; encoded by the coding sequence GTGGAAATTTGGAGAACATCATTGTTTAATACGCAAAGAAAAATCGACTTAGCATTAATTAATTTATTCCTTTTCTGTCTTTATTCTAGCATTTCAAGTGCCATGCCTATATCGGGTATATCAGATAAAAACAGTGATGCGGCCAATATGATCTATCATGGAATATATGATAATCAGGCTATAAGTCTCAAAAATGGGCAATGGAGTGGCCTGCCGTTTAAAAAAGGAGTTTCTTCACGTCCAAGTATTGGCCTAGTTAAAGATTTTGCTTTTTCCGGTGATATTAATGCTGATGGTATTCCAGAGCAGGTGGTTTTTTTGTGGGAAAATTCAGGGGGATCTGGAACCCAAATCTATATGGCCATTATCGGCGAAAAAAATGGAAAAATGTCCAATCTATCAACCGTTCATATCGGTGATCGAATTCAATTAAGAATGGGGCGTATTTATAATGGCGGTATTGAACTAGATGTTATCCAGGCTTCCGGGAGTGATGCCCAATGTTGTCCTGGTGAAAAAGTTTTACGTACTTGGGTATTACAAAATAATTTAGGCAGTCATGAGTTAGTTGAACAAAAACCTATAAGTTTGGGACGCTTGACTATTGAAGATATTCGCGGTTTAAACTGGCAGTTAGAACGTTTTTCATGGCGTAATAAGGTTTCTGATAATAACCCCATTACCCTCAAATATAATGATGGGAAATTGACTGGTACGAGTGCGTGTAATCGTTATATCGCTAGCGTTTCTTTTAATGAAGACTCTAACAAGATCAAAGTTGAGTCTACATCGGGTACGCGAAAAATTTGCTCCGCTGAAAAAATGGAACTTGAAACAAAATACTTACAGGCTTTGTCTAATGCCAATAGAGTGAGCTTTATTAATGGTAAATTGGCTTTAAGTTGGGACGATAACAATATCGAAAGGACGATGATTTTTTCCTTAAGTCAATAA
- a CDS encoding FGGY-family carbohydrate kinase yields MYSLGIDLGTSGIRAVVMNDQQQVLAESHSALPASQAYLSPSDSQTIGYSQKPSDWWHSFEQVIYQLATTLKKSQHISLSDITHLAIDGTSGTVLLCDINGQPLTDALMYNDQRAGAEAQIIKAIASDNTGAIGATSGLAKVLWLVAHCAEKSQVHYAISQSDWLSGQLMNQFGFSDHNNVLKMGYDAQNHCWPDWLVQLFKEKALPDTLLAKVFIPGEVLDTITPAMAKHFGFNHNLRICAGTTDSTAAIIASGAKQLGDAVTSLGSSMVMKVLADKAIYDQASGVYSQPYGDLWLVGGASNAGGEVLKQFFSIVQMQQLTLQLEQQIQANSFKFLDLNYYPLASPGERFPVQDPQLKARLSPRPKSELQFFQALLEGLADIEALAYSKLLDLGAPYPKLVKSMGGGAVNTAWRDIRQQKLGIPVSLATQQQAAAGVAILAQSTWH; encoded by the coding sequence ATGTATAGCTTAGGGATAGACCTTGGCACGTCAGGAATTCGTGCTGTGGTCATGAATGATCAACAGCAAGTTTTAGCTGAATCACATAGTGCCTTGCCAGCGAGTCAGGCTTATTTATCACCATCTGACTCACAAACCATTGGCTACTCTCAAAAACCCAGTGATTGGTGGCATAGTTTTGAGCAGGTCATCTATCAATTAGCGACAACACTTAAAAAATCACAGCACATTAGCCTCAGTGACATCACTCATCTCGCTATCGATGGCACCTCTGGTACGGTATTACTCTGTGATATAAATGGCCAGCCGCTTACTGATGCCCTGATGTATAACGATCAAAGAGCAGGTGCTGAAGCACAAATAATCAAAGCCATAGCCAGCGATAATACCGGTGCTATTGGAGCGACTTCTGGCCTGGCAAAAGTTTTATGGTTAGTGGCGCATTGTGCAGAAAAATCACAAGTACATTATGCCATAAGCCAGTCTGATTGGCTCAGTGGTCAGCTCATGAATCAATTTGGCTTCAGTGATCATAATAATGTCTTAAAAATGGGCTATGATGCACAAAATCATTGTTGGCCTGACTGGTTAGTGCAACTTTTTAAAGAAAAAGCGCTTCCAGACACATTGTTAGCCAAAGTTTTTATACCCGGTGAAGTGTTGGACACTATTACACCAGCTATGGCCAAACACTTTGGTTTTAATCACAATTTACGTATTTGTGCCGGTACAACTGATAGCACTGCTGCCATTATTGCTTCGGGGGCAAAACAGCTTGGTGATGCTGTTACTTCATTGGGCTCAAGCATGGTGATGAAAGTGCTTGCTGACAAGGCAATATATGATCAAGCATCCGGTGTATATAGCCAACCCTATGGCGATTTATGGCTTGTTGGCGGTGCTTCCAATGCCGGTGGTGAGGTATTAAAACAGTTTTTTTCCATTGTTCAAATGCAACAGCTAACACTGCAACTTGAACAGCAAATACAGGCTAATTCATTTAAGTTTCTGGACTTAAACTATTATCCTCTAGCATCACCCGGAGAACGTTTTCCAGTACAAGATCCACAATTAAAAGCGAGACTCAGCCCGCGCCCTAAATCGGAGTTGCAATTCTTTCAGGCATTACTGGAAGGACTGGCAGATATTGAAGCCCTTGCTTATAGCAAATTGCTTGATTTAGGCGCGCCCTACCCCAAACTCGTAAAAAGTATGGGCGGTGGCGCAGTCAACACAGCATGGCGTGATATTAGACAGCAAAAATTAGGTATTCCGGTTAGCTTGGCAACACAACAACAAGCCGCTGCAGGAGTAGCTATTTTGGCTCAATCCACTTGGCATTAG